A part of Armatimonadota bacterium genomic DNA contains:
- a CDS encoding prolyl oligopeptidase family serine peptidase, which produces MRWLAFSLLFVPAIGFAQDRLPEHPKYKQYLDAQKASRDLMGALSTVGVYRWGDDGRYVVTGDGKAYDLQKKEIVDYKPTTEAPNRFGRGDRRQQPGRGRQFATANSPDGKWVARYEDSNLYLEDAKNSAEKTAVTTDGSAATRIKYATGSWVYGEELGQRDAMWWSPDSSKLVFYRFDESKVKDYYVTLDEGGIQDRLYTEAYPKAGANNPLVQLLVYDVHTKSTIRIDTEFKSTDPDIAQYIYDVRFSPDGKEILFDRTNRKQNVFELVAADPATGACRVVLQETNPNGWVDNTPTMIWLEDGKRFLWFSEKTGYWNVYLASLDKGVIAPVTKNSFEVENVVKVDEKKGVMWYMAHSAPNPYLLQLHRVKLNGSGDTRLTDPGLGHTVQLSENENAFIDREEALGTPPKVQLCDANGKVLTQLGAADVSDLTKGGFKAAESFTCLAADGKTKIYGYIQKPSDFDASKKYPVILSVYGGPDSGSGRERYLGNSPDAEFGFIHAWIDGRGTKGRGRDFRQAPYRHLGIVEIDDQAAAMQALAKMPYIDGSRIGIEGTSYGGYSSVMAILRHPETFAAAVAGSPVTAWYNYDSIYTERFMDTPQNNPDGYREGSAMEYAKNLTGKLCIYIGTADDNVHPANTYQLINALDRAAKPYRLYAGVDQGHSGLRFDRKMEFFIDALKP; this is translated from the coding sequence ATGCGTTGGCTCGCGTTTTCCTTGCTATTCGTTCCGGCGATCGGCTTTGCTCAAGATCGGCTCCCCGAACACCCCAAATACAAGCAGTATCTCGATGCTCAGAAGGCGTCACGCGACCTGATGGGGGCGCTTTCTACGGTTGGTGTTTACCGCTGGGGCGACGACGGCCGCTATGTGGTGACGGGCGATGGGAAGGCGTACGATCTGCAGAAGAAGGAGATCGTCGACTACAAGCCGACGACCGAGGCACCGAATCGATTTGGCCGGGGTGACCGACGCCAGCAACCGGGGCGGGGAAGGCAATTTGCTACGGCAAACTCGCCCGACGGGAAATGGGTGGCGCGGTACGAAGACTCTAATCTGTACCTGGAGGACGCCAAGAATTCGGCTGAGAAGACGGCGGTGACGACGGACGGCAGCGCGGCGACGCGGATCAAATACGCGACGGGAAGTTGGGTGTACGGCGAAGAGCTTGGTCAGCGCGATGCCATGTGGTGGTCGCCCGATTCGTCGAAGCTAGTGTTCTATCGATTCGATGAATCGAAGGTGAAGGACTACTATGTGACGCTCGACGAAGGCGGGATTCAGGATCGGCTGTACACCGAGGCGTATCCGAAGGCGGGTGCCAACAACCCACTTGTGCAACTTTTGGTTTACGACGTTCATACCAAGAGCACGATCAGAATCGACACGGAATTCAAGTCGACAGACCCAGATATCGCCCAATACATCTATGATGTTCGGTTCTCGCCGGATGGTAAAGAGATCCTTTTCGACCGGACCAATCGCAAGCAAAACGTGTTCGAATTGGTCGCCGCCGACCCTGCCACCGGCGCTTGTCGAGTTGTGCTTCAAGAGACCAATCCAAACGGGTGGGTCGACAACACGCCGACCATGATTTGGCTGGAGGACGGCAAGCGGTTCCTTTGGTTTAGCGAGAAGACGGGCTATTGGAACGTGTACTTGGCGTCACTGGATAAGGGTGTGATTGCGCCGGTGACCAAGAATTCGTTCGAAGTCGAGAACGTCGTGAAGGTGGATGAGAAGAAGGGCGTGATGTGGTACATGGCTCACAGCGCTCCCAATCCATACTTGCTTCAGCTTCACCGAGTGAAGCTGAATGGGTCGGGAGATACACGTTTGACCGATCCAGGGCTTGGGCACACCGTCCAGCTTTCGGAGAATGAAAACGCGTTCATCGACCGGGAGGAGGCTCTCGGTACGCCGCCGAAGGTTCAGCTCTGCGACGCTAATGGAAAGGTCCTGACCCAACTTGGCGCGGCTGACGTTAGCGATCTAACTAAGGGAGGTTTTAAGGCGGCTGAATCGTTTACCTGCCTCGCCGCAGACGGAAAGACGAAGATTTATGGCTACATTCAGAAGCCCTCGGACTTCGATGCCAGCAAGAAGTATCCGGTCATTTTGAGCGTTTACGGCGGACCGGACTCGGGAAGCGGGCGCGAGCGGTACTTGGGCAACAGCCCCGATGCCGAGTTCGGGTTCATTCACGCCTGGATCGATGGTCGCGGCACAAAGGGACGCGGTCGCGATTTTCGTCAGGCGCCGTACCGCCACCTCGGCATCGTCGAGATCGACGACCAGGCAGCGGCGATGCAGGCGTTGGCGAAGATGCCTTATATCGATGGAAGTCGAATCGGCATCGAAGGGACGTCGTACGGTGGGTACTCATCGGTGATGGCCATTTTGCGGCACCCGGAGACGTTTGCAGCGGCGGTCGCAGGCTCGCCAGTCACGGCCTGGTACAACTACGACTCGATCTATACCGAGAGGTTTATGGACACTCCGCAGAACAACCCGGATGGTTATCGCGAGGGCTCGGCGATGGAGTACGCGAAGAATCTGACCGGCAAGCTTTGCATTTACATTGGCACGGCTGACGACAATGTTCACCCGGCAAACACCTATCAGTTGATCAATGCGCTGGATCGGGCGGCGAAGCCGTATCGGCTGTATGCGGGCGTGGACCAGGGCCACTCGGGCTTGCGGTTCGATCGAAAGATGGAGTTCTTCATCGACGCGCTCAAACCATAG